The Candidatus Hamiltonella defensa 5AT (Acyrthosiphon pisum) DNA window CAAATTTCATTTGAACGAAAAATAAAGTCTTCACCCGGTTTAAAACCCATTGAGGTTTACCTCCACTGAAAGATGCCTCTATAAAACGGAAATCATCGTGAATATCAAAAAACAATTACGCCGAAGGGAAATGCACCATCATCCGCTCTCAGAAACATACCCTCAATTGATTCGCCAGTTATATGCCAGTCGAGGGATAACAAAAGATCAACAACTGGCGCGAGGGACAAAAAGTTTATGCGATTGGCAAGCATTGGCAGGCATAGAAGACGCGATTCAGATTTTAAAAGAGGCCTTCTCATTGCAAAAGCGGATGATGATTGTGGGGGATTTTGATGTAGATGGCGCGACCAGTACAGCATTGGCGATGATGGCCCTGGAAGCAATGGGAGCCCAAAATGTGCATTTTTTGATACCCAATCGTTTTGAAGAAGGCTACGGATTGACTCCAAAGATAGTGGAACAGGTATCTCTTCGTGGCGCAGATCTGATCATCACCGTAGATAATGGCATTTCTTCACATGAAGGTGTCGATTTGGCACATCACAAAGGCATGCAGGTACTGATCACAGATCATCATCTTCCGACTGAGCGCTTGCCTAATGCGGATGCCATTATTAATCCCAATCAACTTAATTGTCCTTTTCCTTCTAAATCTCTAGCGGGGGTCGGGGTCACTTTTTATCTGATGCTTGGATTAAGAGCGCATTTGAGAAAAGAGGGATGGTTTCATAAAAAAAATATCCAGGAGCCGAATTTGGCGGAATTTTTGGATTTGGTGGCTTTAGGCACAGTGGCAGATGTCGTCCCACTTGATACAAATAACCGTATTTTGGTGCATCAGGGCTTAAATCGTATCCGTGCGGGCAAAAGTCGCCCTGGTATTGTCGCCTTACTCGAAGTGGCTTCTCGAAGCGAGCACAGATTAACGGCCGCTGACCTTGGCTTTGCTCTTGCTCCTCGCTTAAATGCGGCAGGTCGCTTGGACAATATGTCGACAGGCGTTTCTCTGTTACTGACGCAAGATCTGTCTGAAGCCAGAGAGTTGGCCAGAGATCTCGATGCTTTAAATAAAGTAAGACGAGAGATTGAACAAAGCATGAAAAAAGAGGCATTGGATTTATGTCATCAAATTGAATGTCATGATCAGCCGCTACCAAAGGGTCTTGCGCTTTATCACCCTAAATGGCATCAAGGTGTGGTTGGCATTTTAGCGTCACGTATCAAAGATCGTTTTTATCGGCCAGTCATTGCTTTTGCACCAACCGACGGCGGACAGCTCAAAGGGTCTGGGCGTTCTGTGACGAGCGTACATATGCGAGATCTCCTGGAACAGATTGACCGAGCCTACCCTGGGCTGATACTTAAATTTGGCGGGCATGCTATGGCTGCTGGTTTATTGATTGAGCAGAATAAATTTGATCTCTTTCGTCAATGTTTTGCCGAACGAGTGACGGCTTCTTTAAAGGACCTGGAGCTTGAAAATAGTATTTGGTCCGATGGTGAGCTCTCTCCTGATAAGATTTCTTTAGAAACAGCGCAATTACTTCGTGATGCAGGGCCTTGGGGGCAAGGATTTCCAGAACCCGTTTTTGATGGAAAATTTCGCATTTTAAAACAACGTCTACTTTGTGGTTGTCATCTTAAATTACAAGTTGAACCGATTGAAGGTGGTATTCCTTTAGATGCGATTGCTTTTAATGTTGATTCAAAATCGTGGCCGTATCCCCTGTTCAAAAAAGTGACTTTGGCCTATAAGCTGGATATCAATGTATTTCGTCAGCAGCCACAACTGCAACTCATGATCCAGGGTATTTGGGAAGACAACGGATAGTGAAACCCTTATTTCATCAGTTAATATAAAACGTCTTGATTTCTCTTCAAAATGATCGACTTTTTAAACATCTCAAAATGTGGTCTTTTCAAGAAAGACATGAACCATTTTTTTTAAATCTTCGAAATACACCACTTTAATAAATATTGATCGTTTTTTTAAATGAATGGCTAAAATTCCGTCTTCAGATAATTTTATCTTTTTTATATTTTTATAATTAATAAGAATATTACAATAAAAAAATCCGTCTTTTTTAAAAATTAATTTTGGATATCGAATATAAAATATATAAATTATTAACAATAATAAACCGAATAGTAAATATATCGTTAAGGGCGATGATAAATTTATCATATTGTTATATATAAAAATTATTGTTAATCCTATCAAAATAGTGGCATCAACTTTATTTTTACGTTCTAAATTAACCTTAAGAATGGTTTTTCCTTTGATGAAATTTAAAATAAATTCATTATAAACGGCATAAATTAAAAAGGAGATGATGAAAATAATTAAAGTATGATCGACATTTGACATAAAGTGAGTTCCTAAAATCTCTTAATTTTTGCCTGTTTTTTATTATTCAAGATCCAGGTTCAGAAATTAAAACAGGCATTCAAAAATTAAGGAGCAAGAAAGCCGAGCCAATAACCAAAGATGCCGATGGCAAAGAAACCTAGAATAATCCATAGGGCATTAACATTTCGCCGTAACATCCACATACATGCAAAGGTCAATAGTAATGGCACTAAACCAGGCATCAGTTGATCAAAAATAGTTTGTAACGTCGTGACAGTGGTATGACCTGTTTGATCTGTGATTGTAGAGACAACGACAGGGATATTAATATGTGTCCATTTATTCACTAGGGCACCCATCACAAATAACCCAAGAATAGAAGCGCCTTCTGTTAATTTTTGCAAGACCCCTCCCTTCATGTCACTCACCATACTCATGCCTTTTGAGTAACCATAAGCTATGCCGTAATAGAGAGATAATAAACGCACAAGGTTAAATAATATAAAAAACAATAAAGGTCCCAGTAGGCTTCCACTCATGGCAATCCCTGCTCCAAGAGCAGCAAAAACAGGACGTACCGTTCCCCAAAAAATCGGATCACCCACGCCGGCAAGAGGACCCATTAAACCGACTTTAATTCCGTTAATGGCTGCATCATCAATGGGTGCACCATTGGCTCGTTTTTCTTCCATTGCCATCGTGACACCTATGACAGGCGCCATAACGTAAGGATGAGTATTAAAAAATTCTAAATGGCGTTTGATTGCTTGTTGACGTTCAGCATTATTTTCTGGATACAAACGGCGGATCGCAGGGATCATCGAAAAACAAAATCCTAATGCCTGCATACGTTCAAAATTCCAGGAACCTTGAAAAAGATTAGAACGGATAAATGCCGAACGCATATCACCTGCCGTTAATTTTTTTTTACTGGATGCCACATTTTCATCTGCGATTGTTTGGGTTTCTTTTTGAGATGTTTCAGTCGTATCAATCATAATTTTTCTCTGAATTAATCTAATTCGTTATCAAGATCATTATAAAGTTTGTTTGCATCAGATGGCTCAGACGCTGATTTATGATATTTCGGATTTAATTGGATATACAAAATCGCCATGACTATTCCGATGACACCCAAAGCGACAAGGTTGAACTGAATGAATGCGGCAGTGACAAATCCTAAATAAAAAAATGGCATCAGGTATCGAGCTCCCATCATATTGATGACCATGGCATAGCCGACTACCACGATAATACCTCCTGCAATATTTAATCCTCCTGTGACTACTTCAGGAATAGAACTCAGTAAGGCTCGTACTTCGCTGGTTCCAACTGATAAAGCAACAACCAGGACAGGCACAGCAACACGCATCGCTTGCAAAAATAAAGCGGAAATGTGCAAGAAGCTGATGCCTCTGAGATTGCCTTGCTCCGCAGCTCTGTCAGCAGCATGTTGAAAAGCAACAGTGATGCTACGAACAATGATCGTTAAAACCTGCCCTGCCGCTGCCAGAGGTATTGCTAACGCAATCCCTGCGCCGATACTTTGTCCTCCCGCTATTACTAAAATACTGGAAATAATAGAAGCCAAAGCCGTATCGGGAGCCATCGCAGCAC harbors:
- a CDS encoding DUF986 family protein, which produces MSNVDHTLIIFIISFLIYAVYNEFILNFIKGKTILKVNLERKNKVDATILIGLTIIFIYNNMINLSSPLTIYLLFGLLLLIIYIFYIRYPKLIFKKDGFFYCNILINYKNIKKIKLSEDGILAIHLKKRSIFIKVVYFEDLKKMVHVFLEKTTF
- a CDS encoding PTS mannose/fructose/sorbose transporter subunit IIC, producing the protein MEITTLQILLIFFIACIAGMDSVLDEFQFHRPLVACTLIGLVLGDLKTGIIIGGTLEMIALGWMNIGAAMAPDTALASIISSILVIAGGQSIGAGIALAIPLAAAGQVLTIIVRSITVAFQHAADRAAEQGNLRGISFLHISALFLQAMRVAVPVLVVALSVGTSEVRALLSSIPEVVTGGLNIAGGIIVVVGYAMVINMMGARYLMPFFYLGFVTAAFIQFNLVALGVIGIVMAILYIQLNPKYHKSASEPSDANKLYNDLDNELD
- the recJ gene encoding single-stranded-DNA-specific exonuclease RecJ, with translation MNIKKQLRRREMHHHPLSETYPQLIRQLYASRGITKDQQLARGTKSLCDWQALAGIEDAIQILKEAFSLQKRMMIVGDFDVDGATSTALAMMALEAMGAQNVHFLIPNRFEEGYGLTPKIVEQVSLRGADLIITVDNGISSHEGVDLAHHKGMQVLITDHHLPTERLPNADAIINPNQLNCPFPSKSLAGVGVTFYLMLGLRAHLRKEGWFHKKNIQEPNLAEFLDLVALGTVADVVPLDTNNRILVHQGLNRIRAGKSRPGIVALLEVASRSEHRLTAADLGFALAPRLNAAGRLDNMSTGVSLLLTQDLSEARELARDLDALNKVRREIEQSMKKEALDLCHQIECHDQPLPKGLALYHPKWHQGVVGILASRIKDRFYRPVIAFAPTDGGQLKGSGRSVTSVHMRDLLEQIDRAYPGLILKFGGHAMAAGLLIEQNKFDLFRQCFAERVTASLKDLELENSIWSDGELSPDKISLETAQLLRDAGPWGQGFPEPVFDGKFRILKQRLLCGCHLKLQVEPIEGGIPLDAIAFNVDSKSWPYPLFKKVTLAYKLDINVFRQQPQLQLMIQGIWEDNG
- a CDS encoding PTS mannose transporter subunit IID translates to MIDTTETSQKETQTIADENVASSKKKLTAGDMRSAFIRSNLFQGSWNFERMQALGFCFSMIPAIRRLYPENNAERQQAIKRHLEFFNTHPYVMAPVIGVTMAMEEKRANGAPIDDAAINGIKVGLMGPLAGVGDPIFWGTVRPVFAALGAGIAMSGSLLGPLLFFILFNLVRLLSLYYGIAYGYSKGMSMVSDMKGGVLQKLTEGASILGLFVMGALVNKWTHINIPVVVSTITDQTGHTTVTTLQTIFDQLMPGLVPLLLTFACMWMLRRNVNALWIILGFFAIGIFGYWLGFLAP